GAATCCCTGCAGAAAAAGGGATGTCTTGAACATCACGGGATATTTTAGAGCTATATTCCTGACAGGCTACATCAGGAAATGTGAGATTGCAGTTTAGGTGGAAGCCTGGAAACATCTGGGATTTTGAAGCATGAGTCACATCTCATGAATAGAGCAGAATGCATTTTCCAGGCCATTTCATGTATATATCTTTCATTAAGCGATGCCTTTCATTCCAGCTGTTGATGTAACCAGCCCGAAAAAGCACATTAACTAACCAGGAAGGAAGACCATTTTAACATCTTGGAAAAGCTTCTTAGTCGTGGAAAATCGTTTGGTTTTTCATCAGGACCACAGTGGAAGTTTGGTATTGTTTCGCAATGAGCTGCATCCTCTTATAGCATTGTGCACAGCAGTATTCAATTGCTGCGAGTGTGACACAAGGGAGAATGCGCTTTCAGTGGAGGCAAAATGGCTGgagagtgtgtgtcagtgtgtatttaaaggacagagagggaggacaggGTGTGTGTCTTCCTTCCAGATTTAGAGATCCTGTGGGAGAACAATGACAGGAGCTAATTAGATGACAGTCACcaggtctttgtgtgtgtgtgtgtacgtgtgtgtacgtgcatgtgtgttgctGTAGCTGTGGGATTTCCTCTTATCTCTCCGTTTGGCAGGAAGATGACCTCAAAGCAGAGTTTACCCTCAGACGCAGGCCTAATGCAGTTACGACCGCCATAAACCAGACTAGAAAGAAAATGTCTCCAAATAAAAGTCTCCTGAAAACCATTAAAAGcactgtagacacacacacttcaacatGCCACATGCAAACCCTGCACCTCTCTGTTAAAGTTACTGCAGGCGCTGTtcattttcctgtttatgttgcAGCTTGAAACGGTTTGGAAAGATGTACTTAGAGGATTTGCAGCTATAAATACTTTAATCTCCAGGTAAAGTCACAGGAATATGTGTAGACACTCATGGTGAAAAGAAGACCACACACACTGCACCCAGCAACtccatatatgtgtgtgtttcctcttgtTGGTTTGGTAAAAACAATCAATTCATTGTAAAATGTCAACCGACTCCGCAGCTCACCCTTTCAGTCGCagggttttatttttccagtgATTGGTTCCAGGGACCGAGAgctggaaggaaaaaaaaaagaagccttcAAACAACGCAATGCAGTCGTGATTGATTGTGAGTCACAGCCATGAAAAATGGGGAATAAATTCCTGCAGGTGATCCCACATTCCTCCTCACCTTTGACTTCTTGTGGCGTGTCTGACAGGAGCTCAGAAATCGGGCGTTTTGTTTAGGTGCTGTCACCTATTGGATGGCAGGATGTTTAAAAGAGCCTCATGGAGGGGGTGAAAAAACCAGAAAGTGGCTGGGAAATAACAAGCTTGTACATTCCCATCTGAAACATATTAAGTCTGGTTCAAGACATCAAACTCATTTATTCTGTGTAGTTACTGGTGTGATACGTAACCGTGTCGGCATTCAGACTTGACTGACTTTCAGTTTTGGAAATGGTAATGGGCATTAAGACACGTAAATTAGCTGCCACCAAGATCAACATAACATGGAAAATTCAGAGTTTGAGCAAGAGCATGAACTGTACCATCACTACAACGTCTTTTTGACCAATTATCCAACATAAAATCAAGGGCATGATGCATGTTTTTAGCTTTGTTTTAGCAGTTATTATATGAGTTAGCTTAAGAAACACACAATTACACTTATTGGCTAgcttaaaaacatacattacaaCATCACAAACGTGTGTCTGTGCACTAAGCTAAATATGTTTCATTAGAGGTAAATACCATTCTGAGCTGTTTTGGTATTTAAAACGTTTTTCTGTAGTTCAAACAGACTAGCTTTAGCTCATTTTTTAGCCTTGTAGTCTTAGCTACATAGCAGTGGAGTAGTTATTGGCAGTAAACGCTAGCAAAAACAGACAATGAATTTATCGGCTAGCTTGAAAAtgtacattacaacattacaaatTCGCATGTGTGCACTaaactaaatgtgtttaatgagagagaaatacaattctgtgctagttttatatttaaaaagtttttctGCAGTTCACAGAGACTAGCATTAGCTCATTTTTCAGAATAGCTAGATAGCAGTCGAGTACATTATCAACAGTTAACACTAACAAATAATTAATAGTTGGGCTCCCTCATATGCTTTTAAGCACATCACATTAATATTTTAGTCAACATTATTAGGATCTCGTAACAATAATGTTAGCTAACGTAGTGAAtatgatttcatgtttaaattTTAGAAGTAGAATAATGGCACCAGATTTTTGTTGCAGGAGTTGCAGTGACATTTTGTACACACACGGCTAGTATCGTGGTTCATTGTGCGAGGCCCAGGCCTGGAAGGAAGCGTGGATTGTTTAAATGGTGTCGTCTCCCACCCAGACTGTTTAGATTAGGAACATTAGATTTCGgagattgtgtgtatgtgtgtgtgtgtgtgtgtgtatgtgacaggGCATTCCAGGCTGTTCTCCGCAGCAGTGTTTGGAAAGGACCTCCCAGGGGAACCTTTAGTTACCAAAAACAAAATTCTCCAGATTCTTGGCAGCTGGTTGTGTGTGGTCAACTCATGCTTGTCATGTGATCTTGACTCACCTTGACATTACaccaccctctctctccttcccctcccttctcctcccctcccttcctctcctgaGATGTTTTAGTCTGGCGGAGAGAAGGGGTGTCTCCTTCACACATGGTTTCAATTTTTGAGGTGGGCgtcatttcctctctctgaAGTTCTGTTTCTCTGGAGAGGATTTCTTCAACAAGTGATCTTGTTGTAGTCAGCACATTTTTTCCTACTGATGCtgcattatttgtttttctcactcGGTTGCTATAGATTATGGCCAAACTGCTCTGCATGTCATATGAGACGAACTGTCAGAAATGCTTCAGAATGTAAAGCAGTGATTTTGCTGCATTCAAGAAACcctgttgcagttttttttaatagatttggTTGCTGGCTCTCTCTTCAATACAGACATTTCCTCTTTAGTGAAGCAAGAATTCAGGACATTACAAGAAATTGTGGCCTCACAGTAAAATACAGCACCTTCTGcctaatatattataaataggAAAACCATTAAATCCAGATTTGTGACACAAGTTGTTCAATTTTCTGTCCTAAAGCACTGATTGTGAGGATATCCTGGTGTCCCTATTGCTGGATCCCAGTTAAGATTGTCCCAAAATAGCATTCAAAAGCAAATTGAATCTGGGATATTTCTTCGCCTCAGTTCACTACCTGttctttgcatgtgtgtttgtggaagAGCAAATCAAGTCGCTTGCATGACCCCGAGGAGGGCAGCTAAAGTGATTTCTGCAGACGGATTATTAATTTATAAGGATGAACTGAAAATAGGGTCATGGTGACAAGTTCTGTTTTATAAACTTGGATGTCTGTGGATTTTTGTTCCTGTTCTTGCACAACAGCTTCAAACTGAGTCTGAacatttcttgttttctttgtttcaggtTCTCCGTACTATGACAACGTGAGGCCCCTCTCCTACCCAGACTCCGACGCCGTCCTCATCTGTTTCGACATCAGCCGCCCTGAAACACTCGACAGTGTGCTCAAAAAGGTTGGTGGCTCTTTGATAATACTCATTAGTGTTTAGCCTTTACACTCTGCAAAGTGCTTCTGCTTTAAAGTATGTTCACTTTAATTCAGTTTGATCTGCTGATAAAGGGCTATGTTACATTGAACCACATCAAAAGTCCTAAATCTACAGTCAGGAGATTTTCTGAAGCCTGTGTCACGTCAGATCTTGTGATGAGAAGTTGCAAAGCGGTAAAATGACTGGAAGGTCGCTGGGTTAAATCCCTGCAGTGGCTTGGAGAAGGAAGTAACACTCGCCTCTTACTGAGGTGTTATTTAGACACAACTTATTGGCATGGAGCTGCTTGTGGTTAAATCTGGCTGTACTGGCTGACTCCCACATGTCAGAATATGTATTGAATATGACACAGGACAAGCAGCATCTCTCAGCTGACTGGTGGAATGCTTTGATGATACTCGGAGAGAGGGtgctaaaaatgtaaaaccatTGTTTTCCTACAATAAAATATACTTGGGATGTGCTCTCTTTTTGCAAGACCCTTCCTGTGTTCATTGTGTTCTTTTTAGTTGTCCATAAAACTTACAATGTGGCCAAGTTTTTGGCACATGGCGCAGGAGTATTAAAGTCACATGTTCCCCAAATTAGAGGTCATCAGAGATTAGAATTTTGGAACTGAGACCAAATGGACTCGTGGAAAACCTACCTCAATATCCATGAATTGTTTTCAAGAAGGGCAGATAAAATCTGAAAGGACACAAGGACAGCCAGGTCAAAGTTCGGCCTTTCAGTtgtaaacagcagcagcacagttcAACCTCAGCTCAAAAAAGCATTTCTTGTACTCCATTGATGAACCCAGCTGGGATTTTGGTTACTGGAAGTGAATACCTAAAAAGAGACCCTGGAAGAAAACTGTCATTATAAATCCTCCAGTAATACCTCCTAAAGTAATCTCCTTGAGATGCACTACACTTGTTCCAGCGCTTCTCCTCttcctggaaacatttcctgtAGTCATCTTTTGTCACCATGTTCAGAGCCTCCTGCACCAAATCCCATAACTACACCCAACCCCCAGGCTATCAGTGGCTTGTGGGATTTTGTTAAGGTTGGTTGACAGAGGCTGCCATGGTGTCTGTAGCATTATGTTTCTTTGTGATCACCCTTAACACTCTTTTGGTATCTATTGGAGATCTACAGCTGTTGTGTGGATTGTTAGGGATGGCTGACtgtgtcttttgtgtttttatctggGAACATGTACTCCTACCATGCATACAGTCATGTTACTGTTTGCTAGTCATAAGCTGATGTTCAgtagaaatgtttgttttcttaatgTTGTATAAGGTCATGTTTCAGACAATGAATGTTTAGATTTATATTAGCATCAGCCAATGCTTTTAGTCAAATGTTGTTTGTGCAGACAGAAAGTGGTAGACACATTGTACAGAACAACTTCCTCTTTGGATGTCAATGAACTTGATCCCCTGATCAGCCAGCGAGCCAAGCAGCCAGCCCTGAGGCACATTAGCCTCAGATTAAAGCCCCAAGAGAAATACCATCGATCACAGAGTGTGTATTGTTGTCAGGGAGGAAACATGGGGATTATTTGTAGTTCCTTTCTAGGACTTAAAACGTGAGGGGCTCCAGGAAGTGGCAGCTTTAACCTTTGTACTTAAAGGGCGGGtgatgggggaggaggggggtggtaGAACTCGTGGGATTTCATGTCAGGTCATTCTGGCCAACATGCATATTTTAACACATATTTCAACACTTGGTCACAGATGGTATCatcactttcaaaataaaagctttgtcAGGTTTATATTCATTTGTATTCTGTCAGgaaaatggaggaaaatatTGATCCTTCACTTTTTCTAGCATCAGCAATTTTCTTAATGCTGTATTAACTGTATTAAGAGGAAATGGATTTCTCAGTTTTTGAATGATACATGATTGAGAAcctttgtttttctccacagtggAAAGGGGAGATCCAGGAGTTTTGTCCCAACACTAAAATGCTGTTGGTTGGCTGTAAGTCAGACCTACGCACCGACCTGAGCACACTAGTGGAACTTTCCAACCACCGGCAGACACCAGTGTCTTATGACCAGGTACGCTCATTAAAAGTGCTTTAATTACCCATTTTGAACTGCCCATTGTACTCACGTTTAAGCCATGTTTAATTGATCCCTTCCTTTCGTCATTATTGACGCGAGCACTTTTAAAAAACCTCTTTCTAACCGGTGATGACCATATTTAACCTCTTCCTCACCCCCCTCTCAGGGTTCCAGCATGGCCAAGCAGATCTCGGCGCCTTACATCGAGTGCTCGGCCCAGCAGTCGGAGAACAGCGTCAGGGACATTTTCCACGTGGCCACACTAGCCTgcattaacaaaaacaacaaaaacgtCAAGCGCAGTAAGACCACCCGCACCAACAAGAGGATTTCACACATGCCCGGTAGGCCTGACCTGGCGGCTGTGGCCTCAGACCTCCGGAAGGACAAAGCCAAAAGTTGCTCAATTATGTGACTGATCAGACTGAGGGAGATTAGACTGAGGAGAATGAGGACAGAGCACAGTTCAAGCAGGAAGCTATGGGGCAATGCTCTTTCCTGCATGCGAAAGACCCCATATTTGTCTGGGAAGGGGCTTTATAAGCTTCAATTCATGTACATGTTACTGGAATACTCTGCACCAATGAAAACTCACTGCGTCGTAGCTTCCCCATTCATATGGCCCCCACCCCACCAGATGAGGAAGCTATCTGTCAGTGGGCTACCTGC
The sequence above is drawn from the Scomber japonicus isolate fScoJap1 chromosome 24, fScoJap1.pri, whole genome shotgun sequence genome and encodes:
- the rnd3a gene encoding rho family GTPase 3a; translation: MKERRSCHKLSLKSGMDPSQSVKCKIVVVGDSQCGKTALLHVFAKDCFPESYVPTVFENYTASFEIDTQRIELSLWDTSGSPYYDNVRPLSYPDSDAVLICFDISRPETLDSVLKKWKGEIQEFCPNTKMLLVGCKSDLRTDLSTLVELSNHRQTPVSYDQGSSMAKQISAPYIECSAQQSENSVRDIFHVATLACINKNNKNVKRSKTTRTNKRISHMPGRPDLAAVASDLRKDKAKSCSIM